The following are from one region of the Nostoc cf. commune SO-36 genome:
- a CDS encoding serine hydrolase: protein MVFFNKDDQLENLGNGILDAAWTAFPTLARNQIAITWVVYDPPVRVNTGGALTPNAFWDHPVRGFTYRGVERIYPASVVKLFYLVAVNEWLEKGMAQNSKELERALRDMIIDSSNDATSLVVDILTGTTSGPELPIGPFETWKYQRNIVNRYYQSLGWEELQTINVCQKTWGDGPYGRERAFVGELLENRNMLTTNAIARLLHSIVGGVAVSSARSQAMMALLKRPLNDLPTDREEDQVTGFLGGGLTENAQIWSKAGWTSQVRHDAAYIELPEQRPYLLVVFTEGKAQAKSQAILPFVSKLVADAIGSL from the coding sequence ATGGTTTTTTTTAATAAAGACGATCAACTGGAAAATCTTGGTAATGGCATTTTAGATGCAGCTTGGACAGCATTTCCGACCTTAGCGCGTAACCAAATTGCCATAACTTGGGTTGTTTACGATCCCCCAGTGCGAGTAAATACTGGTGGGGCGCTGACTCCTAACGCTTTTTGGGATCATCCAGTTCGTGGTTTTACTTATCGTGGTGTTGAGCGGATTTATCCCGCTAGTGTAGTCAAACTATTTTACCTAGTGGCGGTAAACGAATGGCTAGAAAAAGGCATGGCTCAAAACTCCAAGGAGTTGGAGCGAGCCTTGCGGGATATGATTATAGATTCTAGTAACGATGCTACCAGCTTGGTTGTAGATATTTTGACTGGCACTACATCAGGGCCAGAATTACCAATCGGGCCTTTTGAAACCTGGAAATACCAGCGTAATATTGTTAACCGCTATTACCAATCATTGGGTTGGGAAGAATTGCAGACAATTAACGTCTGTCAAAAAACTTGGGGTGATGGCCCTTATGGGCGAGAACGGGCGTTTGTGGGAGAGTTGCTGGAAAATCGCAATATGTTGACAACAAATGCGATCGCTCGGTTACTGCATAGTATTGTAGGTGGAGTAGCGGTTTCAAGTGCGCGATCGCAAGCTATGATGGCTTTACTCAAACGTCCTCTCAACGATTTGCCCACAGACAGAGAGGAAGATCAGGTAACAGGTTTCTTAGGCGGTGGACTGACTGAAAATGCTCAAATTTGGTCAAAGGCAGGTTGGACAAGTCAAGTTCGCCATGATGCCGCGTATATTGAGTTACCAGAACAGCGCCCTTATCTCTTAGTAGTATTTACTGAAGGTAAAGCACAGGCTAAGAGTCAGGCAATTTTGCCCTTTGTTTCTAAACTAGTTGCCGATGCTATTGGCAGTCTATAA
- a CDS encoding C40 family peptidase produces MSFNLKSQIQNPKSGEYQCFANLNLYDSPECTRLATQAASGRHLWVTSNYQNLAVEVYLCEDDYPGWVSVSDFDSLQPATLPYQAAIFSESEIKKLLAEVIAFTQKAMQQSNYYLWGGTVGPNYDCSGLMQAAFASVGIWLPRDAYQQEGFTQTITIAELAAGDLVFFGTSQKATHVGLYLADGYYIHSSGKDQGRDGIGIDVLSEQGDAVSQSYYQQVRGAGRVFKSYEPQRR; encoded by the coding sequence ATGTCCTTTAATTTAAAATCACAAATCCAAAATCCAAAATCAGGGGAGTATCAGTGTTTCGCTAACCTGAATTTATATGATTCTCCTGAATGTACGCGTTTAGCAACTCAAGCCGCCTCTGGACGACATTTATGGGTAACATCAAATTATCAAAATTTAGCAGTTGAGGTGTATTTATGTGAAGATGACTATCCAGGATGGGTATCTGTTTCAGATTTTGATTCATTACAACCTGCTACTTTACCCTATCAGGCTGCAATATTTTCTGAATCTGAAATTAAAAAACTCCTAGCGGAGGTTATCGCCTTTACCCAAAAAGCGATGCAGCAATCCAATTATTACCTTTGGGGTGGTACGGTTGGGCCAAATTACGACTGTTCTGGGTTGATGCAGGCAGCGTTTGCTTCGGTGGGTATTTGGCTACCTAGAGATGCTTATCAACAGGAAGGATTCACTCAAACAATTACTATTGCAGAATTAGCAGCCGGGGATCTGGTATTTTTTGGAACTAGTCAAAAAGCAACTCATGTCGGGCTTTATTTGGCTGATGGTTATTATATCCATAGTTCTGGAAAAGATCAGGGACGAGATGGGATTGGGATTGATGTTCTTTCGGAACAGGGGGATGCTGTTAGTCAGTCTTACTATCAGCAGGTGCGGGGTGCTGGTAGAGTTTTTAAGAGTTACGAACCACAGAGACGCTGA